In Sphingomonas psychrotolerans, the following proteins share a genomic window:
- the fliN gene encoding flagellar motor switch protein FliN: protein MATEPHDIIPADSEEASGPVFEDFEPFATGDHAVAGSEGLEAVHDVPVKVQAVLGRARMPVGELLHLTAGTVVELDRRVGEPVDIFVNDRLIARGEVVLIDNALGVTLTEIVRQDR, encoded by the coding sequence ATGGCTACCGAACCCCACGACATCATCCCCGCAGATTCCGAAGAGGCGAGCGGCCCCGTGTTCGAAGATTTCGAGCCCTTTGCCACCGGCGATCATGCCGTTGCCGGCTCCGAAGGCCTCGAGGCGGTCCATGACGTGCCCGTCAAGGTCCAGGCAGTGCTCGGCCGCGCGCGTATGCCCGTCGGCGAGCTGCTGCACCTGACCGCGGGCACCGTGGTCGAGCTCGATCGCCGCGTCGGCGAGCCGGTCGACATCTTCGTCAACGATCGCCTGATCGCGCGCGGTGAAGTCGTGCTGATCGACAACGCGCTCGGCGTGACGCTCACTGAAATCGTTCGTCAGGACCGTTGA
- a CDS encoding sigma-54-dependent transcriptional regulator has protein sequence MPGTIRMILVGAPGSEFRRAAEMARDAGADVAMADTPAQALDFLREGGGDMVMIDVDADIAGFMASIRAERFTIPVLACGIQASAERAVAAIRAGARDYVPLPPQRELIAAAIASVIERKAPVRIGDHPALARAFALATAVAPTAAPILVTGEKGSGKEVMARAIHEASGRANPLHVVECAGIGADVLESELFGHETGAFPGAVARRIGRLETAGGGTIFLREVGSLAPAIQARLLSALQEQRFTRIGGDELVPFRARLIASTGMDLEAAVHTGSFRADLLVRLGLVRVEVPPLRARGGDLAQLATHFAERLSEADGIVVRPFSDATLVLLSRYAWPGNIRELEDCIHRAVLLAKGTAIEPDDLVRSDGTRLLDLELAEPGGLQIESLVGRTVEEVERELILHTLERCHGNRTSASNILGISVRTMRNKLRTFIEAGIAVAPAP, from the coding sequence ATGCCCGGAACTATCCGTATGATCCTCGTCGGCGCACCGGGCAGCGAATTCCGTCGCGCCGCGGAGATGGCGCGCGACGCCGGCGCCGACGTGGCGATGGCCGATACGCCGGCGCAGGCGCTCGACTTTCTCCGCGAAGGCGGCGGCGACATGGTGATGATCGACGTCGACGCCGACATTGCCGGCTTCATGGCGAGCATCCGCGCCGAACGTTTCACCATTCCCGTGCTCGCCTGCGGCATCCAGGCCTCGGCCGAGCGCGCAGTGGCTGCGATCCGCGCCGGCGCCCGCGACTATGTTCCGCTGCCCCCGCAGCGCGAGCTGATCGCCGCGGCGATCGCTTCGGTGATCGAGCGCAAGGCACCAGTCCGCATCGGCGATCACCCCGCCCTCGCCCGCGCTTTCGCGCTCGCCACTGCCGTGGCGCCGACAGCCGCTCCCATCCTCGTCACCGGCGAGAAAGGTAGCGGCAAGGAAGTCATGGCGCGCGCGATCCACGAAGCGTCGGGCCGTGCCAATCCGCTCCATGTCGTCGAATGCGCCGGTATCGGCGCCGATGTGCTCGAATCCGAGCTGTTCGGGCATGAAACCGGAGCCTTTCCCGGCGCGGTCGCACGGCGCATCGGCCGGCTCGAAACCGCGGGCGGCGGCACGATCTTCCTGCGCGAAGTCGGCAGCCTCGCTCCCGCCATCCAGGCGCGCTTGCTCTCGGCGCTCCAGGAACAACGCTTCACCCGCATCGGCGGCGACGAACTGGTACCCTTTCGCGCGCGGCTGATCGCCTCGACCGGCATGGACCTCGAAGCCGCGGTCCATACCGGCAGCTTCCGCGCCGACCTGCTCGTCCGCCTCGGCCTCGTCCGTGTCGAGGTTCCGCCGCTGCGCGCGCGCGGCGGCGATCTGGCGCAGCTCGCCACGCATTTCGCCGAACGGCTCTCCGAAGCCGACGGCATCGTCGTCCGTCCGTTCAGCGACGCGACGCTGGTGCTGCTCTCGCGCTATGCGTGGCCGGGCAACATCCGCGAGCTCGAGGATTGCATTCACCGCGCTGTCCTGCTCGCGAAGGGGACCGCGATCGAGCCGGACGACCTCGTCCGCTCGGACGGCACCCGCCTGCTCGACCTCGAGCTCGCCGAACCCGGCGGGCTGCAGATCGAGAGCCTTGTCGGCCGCACCGTCGAGGAGGTCGAGCGCGAGCTGATCCTCCACACGCTGGAGCGGTGCCACGGCAACCGCACCTCGGCGTCGAACATCCTCGGCATCTCGGTGCGCACGATGCGCAACAAGCTGCGCACCTTCATCGAGGCCGGCATCGCCGTCGCCCCGGCGCCGTAA